The Streptomyces sp. NBC_00483 genome contains the following window.
GCCGCGCCGTGGGCGACCGCCGAGGCCAGGGCCTGCGGGCCCTCGCCGCCCGCGATCAGGAAGCCGGCGAGGGAGGAGTCGCCCGCCCCGACGTTGCTGCGCACCGCGTCGACGGGGGCCGAGGCGAACCAGGCGCCGCTCGCGTCGACCAGGATCTGGCCGTCCGCGCCGAGCGACGCGAGCACGGCGACCGCGCCCAACTCCCGTAGTTCCTCTGCCGCCTTGACCGCGTCGCCGACCGTGGCGAGCGGGCGGCCGACGGCCTCCGCGAGCTCCTCGGCGTTGGGCTTGACGACGTCCGGGCGTTCACGGAGGGCCGCGAGGAGCGCGGGGCCCGAGGTGTCGAGCGCGATGCGGGCGCCCGCGGCGTGCGCGCGGGCCACCAACTCGGCGTACCAGGAGGGCTCCAGGCCGCGCGGCAGGCTGCCGCAGCAGGCGATCCAGTCGGCGCCCGCCGACCGTTCTCCTACGACGCCCAGCAGCAACTCGGCTTCCGCTGCGGACAGTTCGGGGCCCGGAGCGTTGATTTTCGTGAGGGTTCCGTCCGCTTCCGCGAGCGCGATGTTCGAGCGGGTGTGGCCCTCGACCGGGACCGGGGCGACCTTGATGCCCTGTCCGTCGAGGAGTTCGGCGACCAGGGCGCCGGGGGCGCCGCCCAGCGGAAGTACGGCCAGCGTGGGGGCTCCGGCGGCGGCGACGGCCCGCGACACGTTGACACCCTTGCCGCCCGGGTCCATGCGCTCGCCGCTCGCGCGGACGACCTCGCCGCGGTCGAGGCCGGGGAC
Protein-coding sequences here:
- the pfkB gene encoding 1-phosphofructokinase, which produces MILTVTPNPSLDRTYEVPGLDRGEVVRASGERMDPGGKGVNVSRAVAAAGAPTLAVLPLGGAPGALVAELLDGQGIKVAPVPVEGHTRSNIALAEADGTLTKINAPGPELSAAEAELLLGVVGERSAGADWIACCGSLPRGLEPSWYAELVARAHAAGARIALDTSGPALLAALRERPDVVKPNAEELAEAVGRPLATVGDAVKAAEELRELGAVAVLASLGADGQILVDASGAWFASAPVDAVRSNVGAGDSSLAGFLIAGGEGPQALASAVAHGAAAVQLPGSAMPTPRDLRPAAVELTAEVPVDRPLKEPAR